One window of the Burkholderia ubonensis subsp. mesacidophila genome contains the following:
- a CDS encoding GlxA family transcriptional regulator, whose protein sequence is MTPDVPASPLAEPAPKRIRFGIVLLPNFTLTAFSGFVDMLRLSADDGDYSKPVRCAWSVIGETLAPVRASCGIQVTPWETFDDAEPFDYVVVVGGLLHSGPQAGPETLDFIRRAAAGGATIVGICTGVFTLMRAGVLDGHRTCVSWFHYWDFIERFPAADPDLLIADRLFVIDRRRITCSGGRASIDVAAAILLRHFDHATVQKALRILLVGEMQKGNAPQPHPPGLEPATHPKVKRAILLMEQHVGRALPLEELACKLDLSARQLERLFKAETGKSPQAFAKQVRLRTAAWLLTSSDRTVADIASSCGFADASHLGREFRKQFGMPPAAYRERGGEAAAVPDVVEEEVD, encoded by the coding sequence ATGACACCCGACGTACCCGCTTCCCCCCTCGCCGAACCTGCGCCGAAGCGCATCCGCTTCGGCATCGTGCTGCTGCCGAACTTCACGCTGACCGCGTTCTCCGGTTTCGTCGACATGCTGCGGCTGTCCGCCGACGACGGCGACTACAGCAAGCCGGTGCGCTGCGCGTGGAGCGTGATCGGGGAAACCCTCGCGCCGGTGCGCGCAAGCTGCGGGATCCAGGTCACGCCGTGGGAGACCTTCGACGACGCCGAGCCGTTCGACTACGTGGTCGTCGTGGGCGGCCTGCTGCATTCGGGGCCGCAAGCGGGGCCGGAAACGCTCGACTTCATCCGCCGCGCGGCCGCCGGCGGCGCGACGATCGTCGGCATCTGCACCGGCGTGTTCACGCTGATGCGCGCGGGCGTGCTCGACGGGCACCGCACCTGCGTGAGCTGGTTCCACTACTGGGATTTCATCGAGCGCTTCCCGGCCGCCGACCCCGACCTGCTGATCGCCGACCGGCTGTTCGTGATCGACCGGCGGCGCATCACCTGCTCGGGCGGGCGCGCGTCGATCGACGTGGCCGCCGCGATCCTGCTGCGCCACTTCGACCACGCGACCGTGCAAAAGGCGCTGCGCATCCTGCTGGTCGGCGAGATGCAGAAGGGCAACGCGCCGCAGCCGCATCCGCCGGGGCTCGAACCCGCGACGCACCCGAAGGTCAAGCGCGCGATCCTGCTGATGGAACAGCACGTCGGGCGCGCGCTGCCGCTCGAGGAGCTCGCGTGCAAGCTCGACCTGTCGGCGCGCCAGCTCGAACGGCTGTTCAAGGCCGAGACCGGCAAGAGCCCGCAGGCGTTCGCGAAGCAGGTGCGGCTGCGCACGGCCGCGTGGCTGCTGACGAGTTCGGACCGGACGGTCGCCGATATCGCGTCGAGCTGCGGGTTCGCCGATGCGTCGCATCTCGGGCGGGAGTTCCGCAAGCAGTTCGGGATGCCGCCGGCGGCCTATCGGGAGCGCGGCGGCGAGGCGGCGGCGGTGCCGGACGTGGTCGAGGAAGAAGTGGACTGA
- a CDS encoding adhesin produces MRRTLHIAVVALLAYLVADRALLHAHGLDASPLACKQGAERVKHDALGRGFDDAAASSQGEAFMSGCLVTGRGSQGMTMSSN; encoded by the coding sequence ATGAGAAGAACTTTGCATATCGCCGTTGTCGCGCTGCTGGCGTATCTCGTCGCCGATCGCGCGCTGCTGCATGCCCACGGGCTCGACGCCAGCCCGCTTGCGTGCAAACAGGGCGCGGAGCGGGTGAAGCATGACGCGCTCGGCCGGGGCTTCGACGATGCCGCGGCCAGCAGTCAGGGCGAGGCATTCATGTCGGGCTGCCTGGTGACCGGGAGGGGAAGCCAGGGCATGACGATGTCGAGCAACTGA
- a CDS encoding gamma-glutamylcyclotransferase family protein, with amino-acid sequence MSITNQTFSEQLFSYGTLQLEQVQLATFGRKLDGRADVMPGYAMTMVKIDDPEVVATSGKTHHPVVAYTGHPGDQVTGTVFAVTREELQHADDYEVDAYRRDRVVLASGVSAWVYVDANSSRPG; translated from the coding sequence ATGTCCATTACCAACCAGACTTTCTCCGAGCAGCTTTTTTCTTACGGCACGCTGCAACTCGAACAGGTGCAGCTGGCGACCTTCGGCCGCAAGCTCGACGGTCGTGCGGACGTCATGCCGGGATACGCGATGACGATGGTGAAGATCGACGACCCCGAAGTGGTCGCGACGAGCGGGAAGACCCATCATCCTGTCGTCGCCTATACCGGCCATCCCGGCGACCAGGTGACGGGCACCGTGTTTGCGGTCACGCGCGAAGAACTCCAGCACGCGGACGACTATGAAGTCGACGCGTATCGCCGCGATCGGGTCGTGCTCGCGTCGGGCGTCTCGGCCTGGGTGTATGTGGACGCCAATTCGTCGCGCCCGGGATGA
- a CDS encoding LysE family translocator, whose protein sequence is MALHYPLLLAYLAAIVLLIATPGPVVMLVVGTVARRGFRQGILTAMGANAASLVLIALAMLMVFGVVLVSDRLIKWLHVLGCVFIAVLAIRTLHGEWRAGRTRGSHGESEPAPRARRLPGVVHGFLVGIANPKDLLFFVAFFPQFVGITPDSRASLAILAALWIAVDFTILTGYMAAVNHPLIHRKQRWITASSAGVLLVIALAGFVGGIGSVA, encoded by the coding sequence ATGGCGCTCCATTATCCGCTGCTGTTGGCCTATCTCGCCGCGATCGTGCTGCTCATCGCGACGCCCGGACCCGTCGTCATGCTCGTGGTCGGCACGGTCGCCCGGCGCGGCTTCCGTCAGGGCATCCTGACCGCGATGGGCGCGAATGCCGCAAGCCTCGTCCTGATCGCGCTGGCGATGCTGATGGTGTTCGGCGTGGTGCTCGTCAGTGATCGCCTGATCAAGTGGCTGCATGTGCTGGGTTGCGTGTTCATTGCGGTCCTGGCAATCCGGACGCTGCATGGCGAATGGCGCGCCGGCCGCACGCGCGGCAGCCATGGCGAAAGCGAACCGGCGCCAAGGGCGCGGCGTTTGCCGGGCGTGGTGCACGGCTTTCTCGTCGGCATCGCGAATCCGAAGGACCTGCTGTTTTTTGTCGCCTTCTTCCCGCAATTCGTGGGCATCACCCCGGATTCACGTGCGAGTCTGGCAATCCTGGCTGCGCTGTGGATCGCCGTCGATTTCACGATCCTCACCGGCTACATGGCCGCGGTGAATCATCCGCTGATTCATCGAAAGCAGCGCTGGATCACGGCATCGTCGGCGGGTGTGCTGCTCGTGATCGCGCTCGCCGGTTTCGTCGGGGGGATCGGGAGCGTGGCGTAG
- a CDS encoding LysR substrate-binding domain-containing protein, with product MKAKPLPPVYALRAFESAARTGSFTLAAEELSLTQSAVSKHVRTLEEYFGRKLFVRRGPKMSVTAEGRIFASGLRRGFRQIEEACTLFQTQRDVLRLKAPSTLTMRWLLDALAAFRKTQPSFEVQITSVWMDVDTVDFFSEPYDCAILLGAGKFGEDTHCVKLFDEWLIPICSRALAPAARENLAACDLIHPSPDRRDWRRWLNGNGREFNVDITRGGQVFDMLEQGIAAAVAGHGVSIGDLALCAGAIDEGQLALPFKTAVNAGDAYYLISPEDSGKAAQVRELHAFLESRMPRLAYPDIRFAGVR from the coding sequence GTGAAGGCAAAGCCGCTTCCCCCTGTTTACGCATTGCGCGCGTTCGAGAGCGCGGCGCGCACCGGCTCGTTTACGCTGGCCGCCGAGGAACTGAGCCTCACGCAAAGCGCAGTGAGCAAGCACGTCCGGACGCTCGAGGAGTACTTCGGCCGGAAGCTGTTCGTCCGGCGGGGCCCAAAAATGAGCGTGACGGCGGAAGGACGCATCTTCGCGTCGGGCCTCAGGCGCGGTTTCCGGCAAATCGAGGAAGCGTGCACGCTCTTCCAGACGCAACGCGACGTGCTGCGGCTCAAGGCGCCTTCCACGCTCACCATGCGCTGGCTGCTCGATGCGCTCGCCGCGTTTCGCAAGACTCAACCGAGCTTCGAGGTGCAGATCACGAGCGTATGGATGGATGTCGATACCGTCGACTTTTTCAGCGAACCCTACGATTGCGCGATCCTGCTCGGCGCCGGCAAGTTCGGCGAAGACACGCACTGCGTGAAGCTGTTCGACGAATGGTTGATCCCGATCTGCTCGCGCGCGCTCGCGCCGGCGGCCCGTGAGAATCTTGCGGCGTGCGATCTGATCCATCCGTCGCCCGACCGTCGCGACTGGCGCCGCTGGCTCAACGGAAACGGCCGCGAGTTCAACGTGGACATCACGCGCGGCGGACAGGTCTTCGACATGCTCGAACAGGGCATCGCGGCGGCGGTCGCCGGCCACGGCGTATCGATCGGCGATCTGGCGCTGTGCGCCGGCGCCATCGACGAGGGGCAGCTCGCGCTGCCGTTCAAGACAGCGGTCAACGCCGGCGACGCGTATTACCTCATCTCGCCGGAAGACTCCGGCAAGGCGGCGCAGGTTCGCGAACTTCATGCGTTCCTGGAAAGCCGGATGCCGCGGCTGGCCTATCCGGACATTCGCTTCGCGGGCGTGCGCTGA
- the asd gene encoding aspartate-semialdehyde dehydrogenase, which translates to MTRVGLVGWRGMVGSMLLKRMRDEGDFSRISPTYFSTSAAGRSYRDPLGVEHRLLDANSVEQLGEMDIVITCQGGDYTRAVYPALRASGWTGFWIDAASAKRMDDDSIIVLDPVNRAQIEAGIASGVRNYIGGNCSITLTLIGLAGLFRAGLVEWMSMMTYQAASGAGAQHVKELLGQMSAVAKRVDDSLADPNTPVLDVLTKAHAAARASDYPIDAFGVPLAGSIVPWIDSDLGNGVSREEWKGEVETNKILGLPPGTIRVDGLCVRVAALQSHSAAITLKLKENCELDRLEALIRDAHEWVDFVPNNKQETIYRLSPAAVSGSLKIGVGRLRRLNVGPQLYSVLTTGDQLLWGAAEPLRRALNLILDAR; encoded by the coding sequence ATGACAAGGGTCGGACTGGTAGGTTGGCGTGGCATGGTGGGCTCCATGCTGCTGAAGCGGATGCGCGACGAGGGCGATTTTTCGCGAATCTCGCCGACGTATTTCAGCACGTCGGCGGCGGGGCGCTCGTATCGCGATCCGCTCGGCGTCGAGCACCGTCTGCTCGATGCGAACTCGGTCGAGCAACTCGGCGAGATGGACATCGTCATCACCTGCCAGGGCGGCGACTACACGAGGGCCGTCTATCCGGCGCTGCGCGCTTCGGGCTGGACCGGCTTCTGGATCGATGCTGCGTCCGCAAAACGGATGGACGACGATTCGATCATCGTGCTCGATCCGGTCAACCGCGCGCAGATCGAGGCCGGCATCGCTTCAGGCGTGCGCAACTACATCGGAGGCAACTGTTCGATCACGCTCACGCTGATCGGTCTGGCGGGGCTGTTTCGCGCCGGGCTGGTCGAATGGATGAGCATGATGACCTACCAGGCGGCGTCGGGCGCCGGCGCACAGCACGTGAAGGAATTGCTCGGCCAGATGTCGGCCGTCGCGAAGCGTGTCGACGATAGCCTCGCTGATCCGAATACGCCGGTGCTCGATGTGCTGACGAAGGCGCACGCGGCCGCGCGCGCGAGCGATTACCCGATCGACGCGTTTGGCGTGCCCCTCGCAGGCAGCATCGTTCCATGGATCGACAGCGACCTCGGCAACGGCGTGAGCCGTGAGGAATGGAAGGGCGAGGTCGAGACGAACAAGATCCTCGGGCTGCCGCCGGGCACGATCCGTGTTGACGGACTCTGTGTGCGCGTCGCCGCGCTGCAAAGCCACTCGGCGGCGATCACGCTGAAGCTGAAGGAGAACTGCGAGCTCGACCGTCTTGAAGCGCTGATCCGCGACGCGCACGAGTGGGTCGACTTCGTGCCGAACAACAAGCAGGAGACGATCTACCGACTTTCGCCAGCCGCCGTCAGCGGGTCGCTGAAGATCGGTGTCGGCCGACTGCGCCGCCTCAACGTCGGGCCGCAGTTATACAGCGTGTTGACCACCGGCGATCAACTTCTATGGGGTGCGGCCGAGCCGCTGCGGCGTGCGCTGAATCTCATTCTCGACGCGCGGTAG
- a CDS encoding DMT family transporter: protein MNTLSSTPSRDARRPLVAAGAVAFTILSWASAFPFIRIGLQGLPPVQLAAARFATAAVLVIAWLAWRRPRVPAWRDAWRFLLCGFVGIALYNALLNAGEQTVAPGAASFIVNTLPIFTALLASVFLGERFNRWGWLGSLVSLAGIAVIAHDQPGGLALGAGSTLILGAAWCAASFFVLQRRLIPVYGALTCTAYTLLAGALWLSPWLPGALESLGSAPSGTWPAVVVLGVFPAALGYATWTFALGYFGAARAANFLYLTPAVATALSTVLTGERPGIATLCGGLTAIVGVVVVALRGRS, encoded by the coding sequence ATGAACACACTGTCATCTACTCCGTCACGCGACGCACGGCGGCCGCTCGTCGCCGCAGGCGCGGTTGCCTTCACGATTCTCTCGTGGGCGTCCGCTTTCCCGTTCATCCGGATCGGCCTGCAGGGTTTGCCGCCGGTCCAGCTCGCAGCGGCACGTTTCGCCACCGCTGCCGTGCTGGTGATCGCGTGGCTCGCCTGGCGCCGCCCGCGCGTGCCGGCATGGCGCGATGCATGGCGTTTCCTGCTGTGCGGTTTTGTCGGCATCGCGCTTTACAACGCGCTGCTCAACGCCGGCGAGCAAACCGTGGCGCCGGGCGCGGCCAGTTTCATCGTCAATACGTTGCCGATTTTTACGGCGCTGCTGGCATCCGTGTTTCTCGGCGAGCGATTCAACCGCTGGGGATGGCTCGGGTCGCTGGTCAGTCTGGCCGGCATTGCCGTGATTGCGCATGACCAGCCGGGCGGCTTGGCGCTCGGAGCCGGCAGCACGCTGATTCTCGGCGCGGCGTGGTGTGCGGCGAGCTTCTTCGTGTTGCAGCGGCGGCTGATTCCGGTGTACGGCGCGCTGACCTGTACCGCGTACACGCTGCTGGCGGGCGCGCTATGGCTCAGCCCATGGCTCCCCGGCGCGCTGGAATCGCTCGGCAGCGCGCCGAGCGGGACGTGGCCGGCGGTAGTGGTGCTCGGTGTGTTTCCCGCTGCCCTCGGTTACGCGACGTGGACCTTCGCGCTCGGTTACTTCGGCGCGGCGCGCGCGGCGAACTTTCTGTATCTGACGCCGGCGGTGGCGACAGCGTTGTCGACGGTGCTGACCGGCGAGCGTCCCGGCATCGCGACGTTGTGCGGCGGCCTGACGGCGATTGTCGGCGTGGTGGTCGTGGCATTGCGTGGGCGCTCGTAA